Proteins encoded by one window of Martelella endophytica:
- a CDS encoding DUF934 domain-containing protein: protein MTAIWKETGFVEDDPWVIESEDRTASEGERRLVPFAEVIESGLPGNERAGVLLGPFDDPLKLEPLLDRIEIIALTFPAFSDGRAFSQATLLRERLGYTGELRAVGDVLIDPLVLMLRTGFDSFAVTNPTAIRRLQEKRLPTVNHHYQPAARAANAPGGYSWRRVAKI from the coding sequence ATGACTGCGATCTGGAAGGAAACCGGTTTTGTCGAGGACGATCCCTGGGTGATCGAGAGCGAGGACCGCACGGCAAGTGAGGGCGAACGTCGGCTTGTCCCCTTCGCCGAAGTGATTGAGAGCGGTTTGCCGGGCAATGAAAGAGCCGGCGTCCTGCTCGGCCCGTTCGACGATCCGCTGAAACTCGAGCCGCTGCTTGATCGTATAGAGATCATAGCGCTGACGTTTCCGGCTTTCAGCGATGGGCGGGCCTTCTCGCAGGCGACGCTTTTGCGCGAGAGGCTGGGCTATACCGGCGAGCTCCGGGCTGTCGGCGACGTGCTGATCGATCCGCTGGTGCTGATGCTTCGAACCGGTTTCGACAGTTTTGCGGTGACGAACCCGACCGCGATCCGCAGACTGCAGGAAAAGCGGCTGCCGACGGTGAACCATCACTATCAGCCAGCTGCCCGCGCGGCAAATGCGCCCGGCGGCTATAGCTGGCGCCGCGTCGCGAAAATATGA